Proteins from a genomic interval of Capsicum annuum cultivar UCD-10X-F1 chromosome 4, UCD10Xv1.1, whole genome shotgun sequence:
- the LOC107866995 gene encoding 3-ketoacyl-CoA synthase 4, with protein sequence MAAATTTAAGADTAAGTGETVGVQIQQSRRLPDFLQSVNLKYVKLGYHYLISNLLTLCLIPVMAVILIEASQMNPDDIRQLWLHLKYNLVSVIICSAVLVFGSTVYIMTRPRPVYLIDYTCYKPPEELKAPYERFMRHSRLTGDFDASSLEFQRKILERSGLGDETYVPEAMHHLPPQPSMQAAREEAEQVMFGALDKLFANTSVKPKKIGVLVVNCSLFNPTPSLSAMIVNKYKLRGNIRSFNLGGMGCSAGVIAVDLAKDMLQVHRNTYAVVVSTENITQNWYFGNKKSMLIPNCLFRVGGAAVLLSNKSVDRRRAKYKLVHVVRTHRGADDKAFRCVYQEQDDAGKTGVSLSKDLMAIAGGALKTNITTLGPLVLPISEQLLFFATLIIKKIFNKNVKPYIPDFKLAFDHFCIHAGGRAVIDELEKNLQLTQVHVEASRMTLHRFGNTSSSSIWYELAYTEAKGRMRKGNKVWQIAFGSGFKCNSAVWQALRNVKPSPNGPWEDCIDRYPVKVVS encoded by the coding sequence ATGGCCGCCGCCACCACCACCGCCGCCGGTGCCGACACGGCGGCCGGCACAGGTGAGACAGTCGGAGTTCAGATCCAGCAAAGTCGAAGGTTGCCGGATTTCCTACAGAGTGTAAATTTGAAGTACGTTAAACTAGGTTACCATTACTTGATCTCAAATTTACTAACTCTATGTCTGATTCCTGTAATGGCTGTGATATTAATCGAAGCTTCGCAAATGAATCCTGATGATATTCGCCAATTATGGCTACATTTGAAGTATAATTTAGTATCTGTTATTATTTGTTCAGCCGTTTTGGTTTTCGGATCGACGGTTTACATCATGACTCGGCCACGGCCGGTTTATTTGATAGATTATACGTGTTATAAACCTCCTGAGGAGCTTAAAGCTCCGTATGAACGGTTCATGAGGCATTCAAGGCTAACTGGTGATTTTGATGCGTCTTCGTTAGAGTTTCAGAGGAAGATTCTAGAACGTTCAGGCCTCGGGGACGAGACGTATGTCCCCGAGGCTATGCATCATCTTCCTCCGCAGCCTTCGATGCAGGCTGCGAGGGAAGAAGCTGAGCAAGTGATGTTTGGTGCATTGGATAAATTGTTTGCGAATACATCTGTTAAGCCTAAGAAGATAGGTGTGCTTGTTGTGAATTGTAGTTTGTTTAATCCGACTCCTTCGTTGTCAGCTATGATTGTGAACAAGTATAAGTTGAGAGGGAATATAAGGAGTTTTAATTTGGGAGGTATGGGTTGTAGTGCTGGTGTAATCGCGGTTGATCTTGCTAAGGATATGTTGCAAGTGCATAGGAATACGTATGCGGTTGTTGTTAGTACTGAGAATATTACTCAGAATTGGTATTTTGGAAATAAGAAGTCGATGTTGATACCGAATTGTTTGTTTAGAGTAGGAGGTGCTGCTGTTCTGTTGTCTAATAAGTCCGTGGATAGAAGAAGGGCGAAGTATAAGCTTGTTCATGTTGTTAGGACACATCGTGGGGCTGATGATAAGGCATTTCGATGTGTTTATCAAGAACAGGATGATGCTGGGAAAACTGGGGTTTCTTTGTCGAAAGATCTCATGGCGATTGCTGGTGGAGCGCTTAAGACGAATATCACTACCTTGGGTCCTCTTGTTCTACCTATCAGCGAGCAGCTTCTGTTCTTTGCTACTCtgataattaagaaaatattcaatAAGAATGTGAAGCCTTATATTCCAGATTTCAAGTTGGCCTTTGATCATTTCTGCATACATGCTGGTGGAAGGGCTGTTATTGACGAGCTGGAAAAGAATTTGCAGCTGACGCAAGTTCATGTTGAGGCATCTCGAATGACACTGCACCGCTTTGGAAATACTTCATCCAGCTCCATTTGGTATGAACTGGCGTATACGGAGGCCAAAGGAAGAATGAGGAAAGGTAATAAAGTTTGGCAGATTGCATTTGGAAGTGGTTTTAAATGTAATAGTGCTGTTTGGCAGGCACTGCGAAATGTAAAGCCTTCTCCCAATGGTCCCTGGGAGGATTGTATCGACAGGTATCCAGTTAAAGTAGTCTCATAA